One region of Paraburkholderia acidiphila genomic DNA includes:
- a CDS encoding MFS transporter, with amino-acid sequence MITPSPEAASDDPPSLSRNRGFQRFYGARVLSSLAFQMLAVAMGWHIYALTHSAFALGLVGLAQFLPMFCLTLVVGHVADRYDRRRIASVCQLIECAAALTFAAGTIGGWLSAPLIYGLAACVGAARAFESPAISSLLPGVVPRAQLPNATAWSTSANQTANIVGPALGGLLYGIGATPAYAACSLAFAAAATLSGTIPMRAKPPARTPVTLESVFSGIAFIRSQPVILGALSLDLFAVLFGGATALLPVFARDILHAGPIALGLLRSATAAGALAGSIWLAHFPLRRRPGLAMFGGVIVFGCATIAFGLSHNIVVSLMALAVLGASDVVSVVVRTSLVQLRTPNETLGRVSAVNSLFIGTSNQLGEFESGLTAGWWGAQRAVLVGGVATICVALLWMRLFPALRDTRSLEREETRATASAN; translated from the coding sequence ATGATCACACCCTCTCCCGAGGCGGCGTCCGACGACCCGCCCAGTCTTTCGCGCAATCGCGGTTTCCAGCGCTTCTACGGTGCGCGCGTGCTGTCGTCGCTCGCGTTCCAGATGCTCGCCGTCGCCATGGGCTGGCACATCTACGCGCTCACGCATAGTGCGTTTGCGCTCGGTCTCGTCGGCCTCGCGCAATTCCTGCCGATGTTCTGCCTCACGCTCGTCGTCGGCCACGTGGCGGACCGCTACGACCGCCGGCGCATTGCGTCCGTCTGCCAGCTCATCGAATGCGCCGCCGCGCTGACCTTCGCGGCCGGCACGATCGGCGGCTGGCTCAGCGCGCCGCTCATTTACGGGCTTGCCGCGTGCGTGGGCGCGGCGCGCGCGTTCGAGTCGCCCGCCATTTCGTCCCTGCTCCCGGGCGTCGTGCCGCGCGCACAACTCCCTAACGCGACCGCCTGGTCGACCTCGGCGAACCAGACCGCGAACATCGTCGGCCCGGCGCTGGGCGGCCTGCTGTACGGCATCGGCGCGACGCCGGCCTACGCGGCCTGCTCGCTCGCGTTCGCGGCGGCGGCCACGCTCTCCGGCACGATTCCGATGCGTGCGAAGCCTCCCGCGCGCACGCCGGTCACGCTCGAATCGGTGTTCTCGGGCATTGCGTTCATCCGTTCGCAGCCCGTGATTCTCGGCGCGTTGTCGCTCGATCTGTTCGCAGTGCTGTTCGGCGGCGCGACCGCACTCTTGCCTGTGTTCGCCCGCGACATCCTGCACGCCGGGCCCATCGCGCTCGGGCTCTTGCGCTCGGCGACGGCCGCGGGCGCGCTGGCGGGATCGATCTGGCTCGCGCACTTTCCGCTGCGGCGCAGGCCGGGTCTCGCGATGTTCGGCGGCGTGATCGTGTTCGGCTGCGCGACGATCGCCTTCGGGCTCTCGCACAACATCGTCGTGTCGCTCATGGCGCTGGCGGTGCTGGGCGCGTCGGACGTGGTGAGCGTGGTCGTGCGCACATCGCTCGTGCAACTGCGCACGCCCAATGAAACGCTCGGCCGCGTGAGCGCGGTCAATTCGCTTTTCATTGGCACATCGAACCAGCTTGGCGAGTTCGAATCGGGGCTCACGGCTGGCTGGTGGGGGGCGCAGCGCGCCGTCCTCGTGGGCGGCGTGGCGACGATCTGTGTCGCGCTGCTGTGGATGCGGCTCTTTCCGGCCCTGCGCGACACGCGCTCGCTCGAACGCGAAGAAACACGCGCCACCGCGAGCGCGAACTAG
- a CDS encoding zinc-finger-containing protein, whose product MRVGRPVKALPQPLCDYCGAKAVLARFADEAYPYRDDHGPLWVCTPCEAWIGVPARSTRNVPLGRLANAALREAKSRLHDALEPLVAAKMRRDKVNAFEARGKAIRWLGEELGFDLPNPSIHLLTLEQCEQAIAHIEAFVAARRGQASGAVEDEGGPS is encoded by the coding sequence ATGCGCGTAGGCCGTCCCGTCAAGGCGCTGCCGCAGCCACTGTGCGATTACTGCGGCGCGAAAGCGGTGCTCGCGCGCTTTGCCGACGAGGCCTACCCGTATCGCGACGATCACGGCCCGCTCTGGGTCTGCACGCCCTGCGAGGCGTGGATCGGCGTGCCCGCACGCAGCACGCGCAACGTACCGCTCGGCCGGCTTGCCAATGCCGCTCTGCGCGAAGCCAAGAGCCGCCTGCACGACGCGCTCGAACCGCTGGTGGCCGCGAAGATGCGGCGCGACAAGGTCAATGCCTTCGAAGCGCGCGGCAAGGCGATTCGCTGGCTCGGGGAGGAATTGGGCTTCGACCTGCCCAATCCGTCGATTCATCTCCTGACGCTCGAGCAGTGCGAGCAGGCCATCGCCCACATCGAGGCGTTTGTGGCTGCACGGCGCGGGCAGGCCAGCGGCGCGGTTGAGGACGAGGGCGGCCCGAGCTGA
- a CDS encoding ABC transporter ATP-binding protein translates to MLNPKIVASDLLPMRPTPGQEVLAVKHVSRGFAKKEDERLVLDDVNLTLHEGEIVGLLGRSGSGKSTLLRIISGLIEPTEGEVNWLGKPLEGPAEGVSMVFQTFALFPWLTVLQNVEAGLEAQGVGARERRERALAAIDLIGLDGFENAYPRELSGGMRQRVGFARALVVDPTLLLMDEPFSALDVLTAETLRTDLLDLWTQGRLPIKSVLIVTHNIEEAVFMCDRILVLSSNPGRVSAEIKVPFKHPRNRLDPAFRKLVDDIYAKMTAREAAEATHRRLEVGSRLPDVSTNIMAGLIETLAAAPYHGRADMPEIARSLHLEVDDLFPIVEMLQQLGFADVREGDVLLTPPARVFAEMGTQARKLMFADHLLRNVPLAARIKKVLDERPGHRAPRVRFEQELEDVLSDVAAEETLDTVVEWARYGEVFSYNDQTEIFSLEDVEA, encoded by the coding sequence ATGCTGAATCCAAAAATCGTCGCATCCGACCTGCTGCCAATGCGTCCCACTCCCGGCCAGGAAGTGCTTGCCGTCAAGCATGTTTCGCGCGGCTTCGCGAAGAAAGAGGACGAACGCCTCGTGCTCGACGACGTGAACCTCACGCTGCACGAGGGCGAGATCGTCGGGCTGCTGGGCCGCTCGGGCTCGGGCAAGTCCACGCTGCTGCGCATCATCTCCGGGCTCATCGAGCCGACCGAAGGCGAGGTGAACTGGCTCGGCAAGCCGCTCGAAGGGCCGGCCGAGGGCGTGTCGATGGTGTTCCAGACCTTCGCACTGTTCCCGTGGCTCACGGTGCTGCAGAACGTGGAAGCGGGCCTCGAAGCGCAGGGCGTGGGCGCGCGCGAGCGCCGCGAACGGGCGCTGGCGGCCATCGACCTGATCGGTCTGGACGGCTTCGAAAACGCCTACCCGCGCGAGTTGTCCGGCGGCATGCGGCAGCGCGTGGGTTTTGCGCGCGCACTCGTGGTCGACCCGACGCTGCTGCTCATGGACGAGCCGTTCTCCGCGCTCGACGTGCTGACCGCCGAAACGCTGCGTACCGATCTGCTCGACCTGTGGACGCAAGGCCGTCTGCCGATCAAGTCGGTGCTGATCGTCACGCACAACATCGAGGAAGCGGTGTTCATGTGCGACCGCATTCTGGTGCTGTCGTCGAATCCGGGTCGCGTGTCGGCTGAAATCAAGGTGCCGTTCAAGCACCCGCGCAACCGGCTCGACCCGGCGTTCCGCAAACTCGTGGACGACATCTACGCGAAGATGACCGCGCGCGAAGCCGCCGAGGCCACGCATCGCCGTCTCGAAGTGGGCAGCCGCTTGCCGGACGTCTCGACCAACATCATGGCGGGCTTGATCGAGACGCTGGCGGCGGCGCCCTATCACGGCCGCGCCGACATGCCGGAAATTGCGCGCTCGCTGCATCTGGAAGTGGACGACCTGTTCCCGATCGTGGAAATGCTGCAGCAGCTCGGTTTCGCCGACGTGCGCGAAGGCGATGTGCTGCTCACGCCGCCCGCACGCGTGTTCGCGGAGATGGGCACGCAGGCGCGCAAACTCATGTTCGCTGATCACCTGCTGCGCAACGTACCGCTCGCGGCGCGCATCAAGAAGGTGCTCGACGAGCGGCCTGGCCATCGCGCGCCGCGCGTGCGCTTCGAGCAGGAGCTGGAGGACGTGCTTTCCGATGTCGCCGCGGAAGAGACGCTCGATACCGTGGTCGAATGGGCCCGTTATGGCGAGGTGTTTTCGTATAACGACCAGACCGAGATCTTCAGTCTCGAGGACGTCGAGGCGTAA
- a CDS encoding FKBP-type peptidyl-prolyl cis-trans isomerase — MKSLIALVAAATVATTAFAANAIDKLPSGVVVEHIKQGTGPQPAATDVVRVNYRGTLANGTEFDSSDKHGGPATFPLNRVIPCWTQGVQKMKVGGKAKLTCPAATAYGDRAVGPIPPNSDLTFEIELIGIGQ, encoded by the coding sequence ATGAAATCACTGATTGCCCTGGTCGCCGCTGCCACCGTTGCAACGACCGCGTTCGCCGCCAACGCCATCGACAAGTTGCCGTCGGGCGTCGTCGTCGAACACATCAAGCAAGGCACCGGTCCGCAACCCGCCGCCACCGACGTCGTGCGCGTGAACTATCGCGGCACGCTCGCGAACGGCACCGAATTCGACAGCTCCGACAAGCATGGCGGCCCGGCGACCTTCCCGCTCAATCGCGTGATTCCTTGCTGGACGCAGGGCGTGCAGAAGATGAAGGTCGGCGGCAAGGCGAAGCTGACCTGCCCGGCGGCGACCGCTTATGGCGATCGCGCAGTCGGCCCGATCCCGCCGAACAGCGACCTGACGTTCGAAATCGAACTGATCGGCATCGGGCAGTAA
- a CDS encoding MFS transporter yields MNSVSMTGVRKGKLSRTQLIVAATIGNALEFFDFTVYSFFALTIGKLFFPTMSSYGQLLASVATFGVGFVMRPLGGIVIGAYADRAGRKPAMTLTIFMMALGCMLIGLAPTYAQIGVAAPVLIVFARLLQGFSAGGEVGASTTLLIEAGTPANRGLLGSFQFASQGIGVSLGALMAGLLTTFLTADTLLAWGWRVPFLMGVAIAPIGMWIRRRLDEQLPEQASVVRMPVLSVLRDHWRRAALGILLTIGSTVTAYVVTFYMPTYAIHELKVPAPTALLAGLVSGVVTFVVGPLSGMLCDRFSRRTLIFWPRVGVLLLIYPAFLWLTSAPDAARLLITVGGLSVLLALQAAPSITMLPEMFPRRVRATGMAIVYGIGVAIFGGFAQTVATWLVKSTGNLLAPAWYVMACVAISCLALPFIRDLTGKPLED; encoded by the coding sequence ATGAACAGCGTCAGCATGACCGGAGTGCGTAAGGGCAAACTGAGCCGCACGCAGTTGATCGTCGCCGCGACGATCGGCAATGCGCTCGAATTCTTCGATTTCACCGTCTACAGCTTCTTTGCGCTGACCATCGGCAAGCTGTTCTTTCCGACCATGTCGAGCTACGGGCAGTTGCTGGCCTCGGTGGCGACGTTCGGCGTGGGCTTCGTCATGCGGCCGCTGGGCGGCATCGTGATCGGCGCGTATGCCGACCGTGCCGGCCGCAAGCCCGCGATGACGCTCACGATCTTCATGATGGCGCTCGGCTGCATGCTGATCGGCCTCGCTCCCACCTACGCGCAGATCGGCGTGGCCGCGCCCGTCTTGATCGTGTTCGCGCGCTTGCTGCAGGGCTTTTCCGCGGGCGGCGAAGTGGGCGCTTCCACCACGCTGCTGATCGAGGCGGGTACGCCAGCGAATCGCGGGCTGCTCGGCAGTTTCCAGTTTGCGAGCCAGGGCATCGGCGTCTCGCTCGGTGCGCTGATGGCAGGACTCCTGACGACTTTCCTCACCGCCGACACGCTGCTCGCCTGGGGCTGGCGCGTGCCCTTCCTCATGGGCGTCGCGATTGCGCCGATCGGCATGTGGATTCGCCGGCGCCTCGACGAACAGTTGCCGGAGCAGGCGAGCGTGGTGCGCATGCCTGTGCTTTCCGTGCTGCGCGACCACTGGCGGCGCGCGGCGCTCGGCATCCTGCTGACGATCGGCTCCACGGTCACGGCTTACGTCGTCACGTTCTATATGCCCACCTATGCGATTCACGAACTGAAGGTGCCCGCGCCGACGGCCTTGCTCGCGGGACTGGTCTCGGGCGTCGTGACGTTCGTGGTGGGACCGCTCTCGGGGATGCTCTGCGATCGCTTCAGTCGCCGCACGCTGATCTTCTGGCCGCGAGTGGGCGTTTTGCTGCTGATCTATCCGGCGTTTCTCTGGCTGACGAGTGCGCCGGACGCCGCGCGTCTCTTGATCACCGTGGGCGGCCTGAGCGTGCTGCTCGCGCTGCAGGCTGCGCCTTCCATCACGATGCTGCCTGAGATGTTCCCGCGCCGTGTGCGCGCGACGGGCATGGCGATTGTCTACGGCATCGGCGTGGCGATTTTCGGCGGCTTTGCGCAGACCGTTGCCACCTGGCTCGTGAAGAGCACGGGCAACCTGCTCGCGCCCGCGTGGTACGTAATGGCGTGCGTGGCGATTTCGTGCCTTGCGCTGCCGTTCATTCGCGATCTCACGGGCAAGCCGCTCG
- a CDS encoding cupin domain-containing protein, with amino-acid sequence MPKIDIARVPKRQGTGYPAPFDAPCAERIRQRLGDAGGLRDFGVNLMQLPPGNWSSQRHWHSDEDEFVHVLEGELTLIEDDGETVLRAGDCAAFPKNAGNGHHMINRSERVAVYLEVGSRSPADVITCSDVDMISPSSDGRFLHKDGTPYTSA; translated from the coding sequence ATGCCGAAGATCGACATCGCGCGCGTGCCAAAGCGTCAGGGCACGGGCTATCCCGCTCCGTTCGACGCACCCTGCGCCGAGCGGATACGACAGCGGCTGGGCGACGCGGGAGGGTTGCGCGACTTCGGCGTCAATCTCATGCAGTTGCCACCGGGGAACTGGTCGAGCCAACGTCACTGGCATTCCGACGAAGACGAATTCGTCCATGTTCTCGAAGGCGAGCTGACCTTGATCGAAGACGATGGCGAAACCGTGCTCCGCGCAGGCGACTGCGCCGCATTCCCGAAAAACGCCGGCAATGGGCACCACATGATCAACCGGTCGGAACGCGTCGCCGTTTATCTCGAAGTCGGCTCGCGCTCGCCAGCCGACGTCATCACCTGTTCCGACGTCGATATGATCAGCCCCAGCAGTGATGGGCGGTTTCTGCACAAGGACGGCACGCCCTACACCAGCGCGTGA
- a CDS encoding ABC transporter permease: MEFSFNLNRTANASAWRVLPNRWDFVAFPLMIGLIAMAAVGFHETMAPIATLKTQVISLDPANLPEYAMRTTLRMLAAMVASLIFTLVYGTLAAKSRRAGQVLVPILDILQSVPVLGYISFTVTFFLALFPSRVLGAELAAIFAIFTSQAWNMTFSFYQSLRTVPRDLDEVSRGFHLTGWQRFWKLEVPFSMPGLIWNMMMSMSGGWFFVVASEAITVGNNTITLPGVGAYLAQAIAEKNLHAVGWVILAMIVVILAYDQFLFRPLVAWADKFRMENTSSGDAPESWLLDLIRRTRLIHRLLVPMGFMLATLARIPLRVQLPKSLPVVTTISKRSRVGDIVWAVIVIALTVFVVWRVVAYVRTGVTLDEVWHVFVLGLITLFRVMLLIAIASVIWVPLGVLIGLRPSLAEKVQPLAQFLAAFPANLLFPVFVIVIVRFHLNPDIWLSPLIVLGTQWYILFNVIAGASAYPNDYKEAATNFRIRGWQWWKKAILPGIFPYYITGAITASGGAWNASIVSEFVQWGDTKVVAHGLGSYIAETTAAGDFPKIILGIAMMSLFVTLFNRVLWRPLYTYAESRLRLD, translated from the coding sequence ATGGAGTTCAGCTTCAACCTGAACCGCACGGCCAACGCCTCGGCGTGGCGCGTGCTGCCCAACCGCTGGGACTTCGTCGCGTTCCCGCTGATGATCGGCCTGATCGCGATGGCGGCCGTGGGCTTTCACGAGACCATGGCGCCCATCGCCACGCTCAAGACCCAGGTCATCTCGCTCGACCCGGCCAATCTGCCCGAGTACGCGATGCGTACCACGCTGCGCATGCTCGCGGCGATGGTCGCCTCGCTGATCTTCACGCTCGTGTACGGCACGCTCGCGGCAAAGAGCCGACGCGCGGGCCAGGTGCTCGTGCCGATTCTCGACATCCTGCAGTCGGTGCCGGTGCTCGGCTATATCTCGTTCACGGTCACGTTCTTCCTCGCGCTCTTTCCCTCGCGCGTGCTCGGCGCCGAACTCGCGGCGATCTTCGCGATCTTCACGAGCCAGGCGTGGAACATGACGTTCAGCTTCTACCAGTCGCTGCGCACGGTGCCGCGCGATCTGGACGAAGTCTCGCGAGGTTTCCACCTCACGGGCTGGCAGCGCTTCTGGAAGCTCGAAGTGCCATTCTCGATGCCGGGCCTCATCTGGAACATGATGATGTCGATGTCGGGCGGCTGGTTCTTCGTGGTGGCCTCCGAAGCGATCACGGTGGGCAACAACACGATCACGCTGCCGGGTGTCGGCGCGTATCTGGCGCAGGCGATCGCGGAAAAGAACCTGCACGCGGTGGGCTGGGTGATCCTCGCGATGATCGTCGTGATTCTCGCGTACGACCAGTTCCTGTTCCGCCCGCTGGTGGCGTGGGCCGACAAGTTCCGCATGGAGAACACGAGCTCGGGCGACGCGCCGGAGTCGTGGCTGCTCGACCTCATTCGCCGCACGCGTCTCATTCACCGCCTGCTCGTGCCGATGGGCTTCATGCTCGCCACGCTCGCGCGCATTCCGTTGCGCGTGCAACTGCCGAAGTCGCTGCCCGTCGTCACCACGATCAGCAAGCGCTCGCGCGTGGGCGACATCGTGTGGGCCGTGATCGTGATCGCGCTGACCGTGTTCGTGGTGTGGCGCGTGGTGGCGTACGTGCGCACGGGCGTGACGCTCGATGAAGTCTGGCACGTGTTCGTGCTCGGCCTCATCACGCTCTTTCGCGTGATGCTGCTGATCGCCATTGCCTCGGTGATCTGGGTGCCGCTCGGCGTGCTGATCGGCCTGCGCCCGTCGCTGGCCGAGAAGGTGCAGCCACTCGCGCAGTTCCTCGCCGCGTTCCCGGCGAACCTGCTGTTCCCGGTGTTCGTGATCGTGATCGTGCGCTTTCACCTGAACCCGGACATCTGGCTCTCGCCGCTCATCGTGCTCGGCACGCAGTGGTACATCCTCTTCAACGTGATCGCGGGCGCAAGCGCCTACCCGAACGATTACAAGGAAGCGGCCACGAACTTCCGCATTCGCGGCTGGCAATGGTGGAAAAAAGCGATCCTGCCGGGCATTTTCCCGTACTACATCACGGGCGCGATCACGGCTTCCGGCGGTGCATGGAACGCGAGCATCGTCTCCGAGTTCGTGCAGTGGGGCGACACGAAAGTCGTCGCGCATGGCCTCGGCTCGTACATCGCGGAAACGACCGCCGCTGGCGACTTTCCGAAGATCATTCTGGGCATCGCGATGATGTCCCTGTTCGTTACGCTGTTCAACCGCGTGCTCTGGCGTCCGCTGTACACGTATGCCGAGTCCCGGCTGCGCCTCGATTGA
- a CDS encoding mechanosensitive ion channel family protein, with protein sequence MSLSSAFRFARAPRPRDLFAVLAVLAGVMLALGASSATAATPVTLAEALKPGTNPAHSPQPATPAADANAGNPAAPVALTPTQAQAALKVLDDPVQRGHMEDTLRAIAAAGALAVPASASAPASAPAAASAASAATPASAPLAGALRSNGLVVQIADHAAHGARMVGQHLNHTVATLLGLWSTGSWWQDHLSTAQGHTLLIALLRVLLLTLVPALALATVLRRAIAAPERAIAAHQAAKQREGAEPPQGGAPTPQPQTPEATGTSVALAAQAQAAEAKAEAQEDALREAAGMEPAEGKDNKDSDPNAGPNANASANAAARATVIAAQAEDNAGTSLKAAADRAKETYNALRGAHHWRLLQRLPGAMLVMLLEVVPVIAFGLCAAGVLSLLGPEDAAPAEAVGHIVDTYVICRVLAIFGKLLFAPDAAALRLVPLPDNWAAYAQRWLVRIVVIGGVGGAIGGAVPLGMTEDAHLALVKVVTLIGHLALAVMILQLRRPVADAMRAAAARHGSYAWFMQWFADIWVAVALFVVIALWFVWALDLRGGYAALLRAGGLSLVVMLAGRVSAIVLLGALSRVFGLRDDQENMSFGQRRAYRYYPALRRILLATIWIVTIDLLLDVWGLRPARILALAPIGHLLGSALLTIVIAIVAAVAIWEVANGAAERRLNAWTDAGDFVRAARLRTLLPMFRTTLFVSILVVVGLTALSQLGVNTAPLIAGASIFGVALGFGSQKLVQDFITGIFLLTENAMQVGDWVTVAGVSGTVEFLSIRTVRLRGGDGSLYTVPFSSVTTVNNTNRGIGNAAVKVQIAHGADLQRAIDTLKEIGAGIRQEDAFKNGILSDFAYWGVDQVDGAAVTLVGQIQCKDSARWGVQREFNKRVLLRFTERGIELANPQRNFLVGMARGDDVEGRTYGDESGNASDDANDGDRSRAQSRGAAKAASQGGKPRNGRAGASGDGNGSSSGKPN encoded by the coding sequence ATGTCCCTTTCTTCTGCCTTTCGGTTCGCGCGCGCGCCGCGCCCGCGTGATCTCTTTGCCGTACTCGCCGTTTTAGCCGGTGTGATGCTTGCGCTCGGCGCATCCAGTGCAACGGCAGCGACACCGGTCACACTCGCCGAAGCGCTCAAGCCCGGCACGAACCCAGCGCATTCCCCCCAGCCCGCCACGCCTGCAGCTGACGCCAACGCAGGCAACCCGGCCGCCCCCGTGGCGCTCACGCCTACGCAGGCGCAAGCCGCCCTCAAGGTCCTCGACGACCCCGTGCAGCGCGGCCACATGGAAGACACGCTGCGCGCCATCGCCGCCGCCGGTGCGCTGGCTGTGCCCGCCTCGGCGAGCGCGCCAGCCAGTGCGCCTGCTGCTGCATCTGCGGCATCGGCGGCCACGCCCGCTTCCGCGCCGCTGGCAGGCGCGCTGCGTTCCAACGGTCTCGTCGTGCAGATCGCCGATCACGCCGCGCACGGCGCGCGCATGGTCGGCCAGCATCTGAACCATACCGTCGCGACGCTGCTCGGCCTGTGGTCCACGGGCAGCTGGTGGCAGGACCATCTGAGCACGGCACAAGGCCATACACTGCTGATCGCCCTGCTGCGCGTCCTGTTGCTCACGCTCGTGCCCGCGCTCGCGCTCGCCACAGTGCTGCGCCGTGCCATCGCCGCGCCGGAGCGCGCCATTGCCGCGCATCAGGCAGCGAAGCAGCGCGAAGGCGCCGAGCCCCCGCAAGGCGGCGCACCCACGCCGCAGCCGCAAACGCCCGAAGCGACGGGCACGAGCGTCGCACTCGCCGCGCAAGCGCAAGCCGCCGAAGCGAAAGCCGAGGCGCAGGAAGACGCGCTGCGCGAAGCCGCCGGCATGGAGCCGGCCGAGGGCAAGGACAACAAGGACAGCGACCCGAACGCCGGCCCCAACGCGAACGCGAGCGCCAATGCAGCGGCGCGCGCCACGGTGATCGCGGCGCAAGCCGAGGACAACGCCGGCACTTCGCTGAAAGCCGCCGCAGACCGCGCGAAAGAGACCTACAACGCGCTGCGCGGCGCGCATCACTGGCGCCTCTTGCAGCGTCTGCCGGGCGCGATGCTCGTGATGCTGCTCGAAGTCGTACCGGTGATCGCCTTCGGCCTGTGCGCCGCGGGTGTGCTCTCGCTCCTCGGGCCCGAAGATGCGGCACCCGCCGAAGCCGTGGGCCATATCGTCGATACCTATGTGATTTGCCGGGTCCTCGCCATCTTCGGCAAGCTGCTGTTCGCGCCCGACGCAGCGGCGCTGCGCCTCGTGCCGCTGCCCGACAACTGGGCCGCTTACGCACAGCGCTGGCTCGTGCGCATCGTCGTGATCGGCGGCGTGGGCGGCGCGATTGGCGGCGCGGTGCCGCTCGGCATGACCGAGGACGCGCATCTCGCGCTCGTGAAGGTCGTCACGCTGATCGGCCACCTCGCGCTCGCCGTGATGATCCTGCAACTGCGCCGCCCCGTGGCCGACGCCATGCGCGCCGCAGCCGCGCGCCACGGCTCGTATGCGTGGTTCATGCAGTGGTTCGCCGACATCTGGGTTGCTGTGGCGCTCTTCGTCGTGATCGCGCTGTGGTTCGTCTGGGCGCTCGATCTGCGCGGCGGCTACGCGGCGCTGCTGCGCGCGGGCGGACTCTCGCTCGTCGTCATGCTCGCCGGCCGCGTGAGCGCCATCGTCCTGCTCGGCGCGTTGAGCCGCGTGTTCGGATTGCGCGACGATCAGGAGAACATGAGCTTCGGCCAGCGCCGCGCGTATCGCTATTACCCCGCGCTGCGGCGTATTCTCCTCGCGACGATCTGGATCGTGACGATCGACTTGCTGCTGGACGTCTGGGGCCTGCGGCCCGCACGCATCCTCGCGCTCGCCCCTATCGGACATCTGCTTGGCTCTGCACTCCTGACTATCGTGATCGCCATCGTCGCCGCGGTTGCGATCTGGGAGGTCGCGAACGGCGCGGCCGAGCGGCGCCTGAACGCCTGGACCGACGCCGGCGACTTCGTGCGCGCCGCGCGCCTGCGTACGCTCTTGCCGATGTTCCGCACGACGCTCTTCGTGTCGATCCTCGTCGTGGTCGGGCTGACCGCGCTCTCGCAGCTCGGCGTGAACACCGCGCCGCTCATCGCGGGCGCGAGTATTTTCGGCGTGGCGCTCGGCTTCGGCTCGCAAAAGCTCGTGCAGGACTTCATCACCGGCATTTTCCTGTTGACTGAAAACGCCATGCAGGTGGGCGACTGGGTGACAGTAGCGGGCGTGTCGGGCACGGTCGAGTTTCTCTCGATCCGCACCGTGCGCCTGCGCGGCGGCGACGGCTCGCTCTATACCGTGCCGTTCAGTTCCGTGACAACCGTGAACAACACGAATCGCGGCATCGGCAACGCGGCGGTGAAGGTGCAGATCGCGCATGGCGCGGATCTGCAGCGCGCCATCGACACGCTGAAGGAAATCGGCGCCGGGATCCGCCAGGAAGACGCCTTCAAGAACGGCATTCTCAGCGACTTCGCATACTGGGGCGTCGATCAGGTGGATGGCGCGGCTGTGACGCTCGTCGGGCAGATCCAGTGCAAGGACTCGGCGCGCTGGGGCGTGCAGCGCGAATTCAACAAGCGTGTGCTGTTGCGCTTCACGGAGCGCGGCATCGAACTGGCGAATCCGCAGCGCAACTTCCTCGTCGGCATGGCGCGTGGTGACGATGTCGAAGGGCGTACGTACGGCGACGAGAGCGGCAACGCCAGCGACGATGCCAACGACGGCGACCGCTCTCGGGCGCAATCGCGCGGCGCTGCAAAGGCGGCTTCGCAAGGCGGCAAGCCGCGCAATGGCCGCGCCGGTGCGTCGGGTGACGGTAACGGGTCGTCGAGCGGCAAGCCGAATTGA